A region of uncultured Desulfobacter sp. DNA encodes the following proteins:
- a CDS encoding HEPN domain-containing protein, giving the protein MHNSLQLFEKNIEESSQLLALFEFSSSNLPGMVFDDLLRAHLVYSISAFDKLIHDLVKIGMVEIFTNNRPATPKYLSEGISLEKHNKIASATIPPGEYYFENEVVRKLSFLSFQDPDKVADGLSFIWKESHKWQNIAAHMGVDQHTAKTTLKTIVARRNQIVHEADIDIATGQKYVIDKTEIETACNFILSCGQAIYNKVKI; this is encoded by the coding sequence ATGCATAATTCTCTGCAACTTTTCGAAAAAAACATAGAGGAATCTTCTCAACTATTAGCATTATTTGAGTTTTCGTCTTCAAATCTGCCTGGAATGGTTTTTGATGACCTGTTAAGAGCACATTTAGTGTATTCAATTAGTGCATTTGACAAACTAATTCATGACCTCGTTAAAATTGGAATGGTAGAAATTTTTACCAATAATAGGCCAGCAACACCTAAATATTTAAGTGAAGGAATTTCACTTGAAAAACATAACAAAATAGCCAGTGCAACCATTCCTCCTGGAGAATATTATTTTGAAAATGAAGTGGTCAGAAAATTAAGTTTTTTATCTTTTCAAGACCCGGATAAAGTAGCAGATGGGTTGAGCTTTATATGGAAAGAATCACACAAGTGGCAAAATATCGCAGCCCATATGGGCGTGGATCAGCATACAGCAAAAACCACTTTAAAAACAATTGTTGCGAGAAGAAATCAAATTGTGCATGAGGCAGATATTGATATAGCTACTGGACAAAAATATGTGATTGACAAAACCGAAATTGAAACCGCTTGTAATTTTATATTATCTTGCGGTCAAGCAATCTACAACAAAGTAAAAATATAA
- a CDS encoding ParA family protein, which yields MTKRIVFFNHKGGVSKTTSVYNLGWILSKNNRVLVVDADPQCNLSSLILGENFEKYYIDEETKEQNIKDGVKVAFEGKPVPIKEISCQSIERAPNLFLLAGHANLSEYESSLTFALTSSRSLATLQNLPGAFAELLRLTEEKYNIDFTLIDLNPSLSAINQNFFIISNGFIVPTNPDPFSIMALNTLKNILPKWFDWKTSTLEAFKEAAYPIPESTPYFLGTIIQRFNIRRGKAAAPYRNNIEEIKAITKDRLFPALNNASMVLPIEKYESANIKNENGFCMQEISDFQSLLPKSYEAGVPVYELTDAELDATGPVLAQLQERREAFNALFSELAEQVKKILKDA from the coding sequence ATGACTAAAAGAATTGTATTTTTTAACCATAAAGGTGGCGTTAGTAAAACTACAAGTGTTTATAATCTTGGGTGGATATTATCCAAAAATAACAGGGTACTTGTGGTAGATGCCGATCCCCAATGCAATTTATCAAGTCTCATCTTGGGAGAGAATTTTGAGAAATATTACATAGATGAAGAGACAAAAGAACAAAACATTAAAGACGGGGTAAAGGTGGCATTTGAAGGGAAACCTGTACCGATCAAAGAAATATCCTGCCAGTCTATAGAAAGAGCTCCTAATTTGTTTTTATTAGCTGGGCATGCGAATCTTTCAGAGTATGAATCTTCATTAACCTTTGCGCTAACATCAAGCAGATCGCTTGCAACCCTCCAAAATTTACCAGGTGCTTTCGCTGAACTTCTAAGATTGACCGAAGAAAAATATAATATTGATTTTACACTAATAGACTTAAATCCTAGTCTGAGCGCTATAAATCAGAACTTTTTCATAATATCAAATGGATTTATTGTCCCTACAAATCCTGATCCATTTTCTATCATGGCACTAAACACTTTAAAAAATATTCTTCCTAAATGGTTTGATTGGAAGACATCAACTCTGGAAGCCTTCAAAGAAGCCGCATATCCTATCCCTGAAAGTACACCATATTTTCTGGGAACAATTATACAACGGTTTAATATTCGTAGAGGAAAGGCTGCAGCTCCATACAGAAACAATATTGAAGAAATTAAAGCGATAACAAAAGATCGGCTATTCCCTGCTCTAAATAACGCATCTATGGTACTACCTATAGAAAAATATGAAAGTGCCAATATTAAAAATGAAAATGGATTCTGCATGCAGGAAATTAGCGACTTCCAAAGTCTATTACCCAAATCATATGAGGCTGGTGTCCCGGTATATGAATTAACCGACGCAGAATTAGATGCAACAGGACCAGTTCTTGCACAATTGCAGGAACGGCGAGAAGCATTTAATGCATTGTTTAGCGAGCTTGCTGAACAGGTCAAAAAGATCTTAAAAGATGCATAA
- a CDS encoding tyrosine-type recombinase/integrase codes for MKRFKSFLAEQMEEFIEYRFQLGYSNTSMMYCLKVLDRYVSEKQVTWASFDPLFFIRFRANLDLEPRSINMIFRMIKIFFNYLIRKDVILENPLQEITELQENLVIPFIFSPEETDRFLKAVIKSMRTSQRFYVSDFSAYIAFLLMARCGLRTSETLNLLKTHYRPEERTIYIEKTKFRKDRLIPIPKAVAHEINNLLKVRRLFPDEDDSPFLLVKVKGNKLVRMFINRRFKQALTYINLEQPRKIIGTTNFSQPSHHSLRHSFAVNTLKRIKQQGKSCQNALPVLAAYMGHSKYKYTTYYLKVLDAEHRRQLFNFSISKSEDA; via the coding sequence ATGAAACGTTTTAAAAGCTTTTTGGCAGAACAAATGGAAGAGTTTATTGAATATCGTTTTCAACTGGGGTACTCAAACACCTCAATGATGTACTGTCTTAAGGTGCTTGATCGATATGTGTCTGAAAAACAAGTGACTTGGGCATCCTTTGATCCGCTGTTTTTTATCCGGTTCAGAGCAAATCTTGATCTTGAACCCCGGTCCATAAATATGATTTTCAGAATGATCAAAATTTTTTTCAATTATCTTATACGCAAAGATGTGATCCTGGAAAATCCGTTACAGGAAATCACTGAGCTACAGGAAAATCTCGTTATTCCTTTTATATTTTCTCCGGAAGAAACAGATCGTTTTCTCAAAGCTGTAATCAAGTCGATGCGAACAAGCCAGAGATTCTATGTGTCAGATTTCAGTGCTTATATTGCCTTTTTGTTGATGGCCCGGTGCGGACTGAGAACATCGGAGACACTTAATTTATTGAAAACCCATTACAGGCCCGAAGAAAGAACAATCTATATTGAAAAGACAAAATTTAGAAAAGATCGATTGATCCCTATACCCAAAGCAGTAGCCCATGAAATAAACAACCTGCTAAAAGTGCGTCGGTTATTCCCCGATGAGGATGACAGTCCTTTTTTACTGGTAAAGGTGAAAGGCAATAAACTGGTCCGTATGTTTATAAATCGCAGATTTAAACAGGCGCTCACATATATTAATCTTGAACAGCCCCGGAAAATAATCGGTACTACAAACTTCAGCCAGCCTTCACATCATTCCTTGCGGCATTCGTTTGCTGTGAACACACTAAAACGAATTAAACAGCAAGGAAAATCCTGTCAAAATGCCCTGCCTGTACTGGCAGCTTACATGGGGCACAGCAAGTACAAATACACTACCTATTATTTGAAGGTACTGGATGCTGAGCACCGTCGGCAACTGTTTAATTTTTCGATATCAAAAAGCGAGGACGCATGA
- a CDS encoding M20/M25/M40 family metallo-hydrolase, whose translation MIDKERLGNRFADLARIDSESGNEAQIAKVLETQLTDLGAAVVFDDAGSKVNGDCGNLVATFKGNADVDPVMLSGHMDTVVPGKGVKVIFEDGVFRSDGTTILGSDDKSALAIILEVMQVVKDNNLPCPPVEVVMTVGEEQGLLGAKNLDCTMLKSKFGYILDAVDTEGIVNRAPAANKISAKIYGRAAHAGGSPENGISAIYAASCAIAKLELGRIDEETTCNLGLISGGAATNIVPEYVEIHGEARSHDPAKLDAITRTIVLTFENTMAQLQAEGETLPRVEMIVENDFPHTSIPDDHVVIKLAQKAAANLGRDLACKTSGGAADANVFFGKGIAAGVIGTGMTDVHTLQESIALKDMVSCAELVLEILQIHATGKATV comes from the coding sequence ATGATTGACAAAGAACGTCTGGGGAACCGGTTTGCAGACCTTGCCCGCATTGATTCCGAATCCGGTAACGAGGCCCAGATCGCAAAGGTGCTTGAAACGCAATTGACAGACCTTGGGGCAGCCGTTGTTTTTGATGATGCGGGCAGCAAGGTCAACGGAGACTGTGGCAACCTTGTGGCCACATTTAAGGGAAATGCGGATGTTGACCCGGTGATGCTCTCCGGACATATGGACACGGTTGTTCCGGGCAAAGGGGTTAAGGTCATATTTGAGGACGGGGTTTTCAGAAGTGACGGCACAACGATCCTGGGTTCCGATGATAAGTCGGCTCTGGCCATCATCCTCGAGGTGATGCAGGTTGTCAAAGATAATAACCTGCCGTGCCCCCCTGTGGAGGTGGTCATGACGGTGGGTGAAGAGCAGGGGCTTTTGGGGGCCAAAAACCTTGACTGCACCATGCTCAAATCAAAATTCGGATACATTCTGGACGCCGTGGATACCGAGGGGATTGTGAACCGGGCACCTGCGGCCAACAAGATCAGTGCAAAAATATACGGCCGGGCCGCCCATGCCGGTGGTTCTCCGGAAAACGGCATCTCTGCCATTTATGCGGCCTCCTGCGCCATTGCCAAGCTTGAACTGGGCCGCATTGACGAGGAGACCACCTGCAACCTCGGGCTTATTTCCGGCGGGGCGGCCACCAATATCGTGCCCGAATATGTGGAGATTCACGGCGAAGCCCGATCCCATGATCCCGCCAAACTTGATGCAATCACCCGTACCATTGTCTTGACCTTTGAAAATACCATGGCGCAGCTGCAGGCCGAGGGCGAGACCCTTCCCCGGGTGGAAATGATTGTGGAAAATGACTTTCCCCATACCAGCATCCCCGATGATCATGTGGTAATAAAACTTGCCCAGAAAGCCGCCGCCAACCTGGGCCGGGATCTGGCCTGTAAAACAAGCGGGGGGGCTGCCGATGCCAATGTATTTTTCGGCAAAGGCATTGCCGCAGGCGTTATCGGCACGGGCATGACGGATGTGCACACCCTTCAGGAGTCCATTGCCCTTAAAGATATGGTCAGTTGTGCAGAACTGGTCCTTGAAATTCTTCAAATCCATGCAACAGGAAAGGCGACGGTATGA
- the recA gene encoding recombinase RecA, translating into MEKNKEKEKAVQTAMNQIERQFGKGSIMKLGGREIEAVPVIRSGSLALDKALGVGGYPRGRVIEIYGPESSGKTTLALHAVAQAQKKGGIAAFIDAEHALDVAYARRLGVDCDELLVSQPDTGEQALEIADMLVRSGGIDIMIVDSVAALVPRSEIEGEMGDSHMGLQARLMSQALRKLTGTIGKTATTLIFINQIRMKIGVVYGNPETTTGGNALKFYASMRLEIRKSASIKNGEDVIGSRTKVKVVKNKLAPPFKSVEFDLMYGDGISRTGDLLDMGVELEIVNKSGSWYSFDGERIGQGRENVKAFLVDNPDIFDAIELKVRTELGIAGPDAPKAAAVTGKDSLPET; encoded by the coding sequence ATGGAGAAAAACAAGGAAAAGGAAAAAGCTGTCCAGACCGCCATGAATCAGATCGAGCGCCAGTTTGGTAAAGGCTCGATCATGAAGCTGGGCGGCCGGGAGATTGAAGCCGTACCCGTGATCCGGTCCGGTTCCCTTGCCCTGGACAAGGCCCTGGGCGTGGGCGGATACCCCCGGGGGCGTGTCATTGAGATTTACGGTCCGGAATCTTCGGGCAAAACAACACTTGCACTTCATGCCGTGGCCCAGGCCCAGAAAAAAGGCGGAATTGCGGCATTCATTGATGCCGAGCACGCCCTGGACGTGGCCTATGCCAGGCGGTTGGGCGTTGATTGTGACGAGCTTCTGGTTTCCCAGCCCGACACCGGAGAACAGGCCCTTGAAATTGCCGACATGCTGGTGCGCAGCGGCGGCATTGACATCATGATCGTGGACTCGGTGGCCGCACTGGTGCCAAGATCTGAAATCGAAGGCGAGATGGGGGATTCCCATATGGGACTGCAGGCCAGACTCATGTCCCAGGCCCTTCGTAAATTGACCGGAACAATAGGGAAAACCGCCACCACCCTGATTTTTATCAACCAGATCCGTATGAAAATAGGCGTGGTCTACGGCAACCCGGAAACCACCACCGGCGGCAATGCTTTGAAATTTTATGCCTCCATGCGCCTTGAAATCAGAAAGTCTGCATCCATTAAAAACGGCGAAGATGTCATCGGGTCCAGAACCAAGGTCAAGGTGGTAAAAAATAAACTGGCCCCCCCGTTTAAAAGCGTTGAATTCGACCTGATGTACGGGGACGGCATTTCCAGGACCGGCGACCTTCTGGATATGGGGGTTGAGCTGGAAATTGTGAACAAGAGCGGGTCCTGGTACTCGTTTGACGGAGAGCGCATCGGCCAGGGCCGGGAAAATGTAAAGGCCTTTTTAGTTGATAATCCCGATATCTTTGATGCCATTGAACTTAAGGTGAGAACCGAACTTGGAATCGCCGGGCCGGATGCCCCTAAAGCTGCAGCCGTCACCGGAAAGGACAGTCTGCCGGAAACCTAA
- a CDS encoding tyrosine-type recombinase/integrase, whose product MRLTSCLHQYFYEYLPSIKGTSEQSVQAYRQSLSLFLHFLANHHSIKIKSLTIEHLTVDAVLAFLQHLEKNRKNSVQTRNQRLAVIKSLAKMIRFMHPDKKRIAEGLLNIPQKRSQKKVMGFLYPEEIMKVFSAVDLKKKEGMRDFTILHLLYDSGARASEIATLEFDYFDPENETIAVLGKGNRYRLINLCSRTASLISDYITNHRVDPIPLFAHRLFINQRKREMTRHGINKICRKYLTAVLPAKRLKGLSPAHCFRHSCAVNMVTLGAPVSDIKNRLGHQSIESTMTYLQLDLSKKREVQNTLMEYMQSKITHDKKIDELIDWENSAEILAWLDSL is encoded by the coding sequence ATGAGATTGACAAGTTGCCTGCACCAGTATTTTTATGAATACTTGCCCTCGATAAAAGGGACGAGTGAACAAAGTGTCCAAGCTTACCGGCAAAGCCTGTCTTTGTTCCTGCATTTCCTGGCGAATCATCACTCAATAAAAATTAAGTCGTTGACAATAGAACACTTAACGGTGGATGCCGTGCTTGCCTTTCTACAGCATCTGGAAAAAAATAGAAAAAATAGCGTGCAGACTCGAAATCAGCGCCTGGCCGTGATCAAGTCTTTGGCCAAGATGATCCGCTTCATGCATCCGGACAAAAAACGAATCGCCGAAGGCCTCCTGAACATCCCTCAAAAAAGATCTCAAAAAAAGGTGATGGGATTTTTATATCCTGAAGAAATCATGAAAGTCTTCAGTGCCGTGGACCTGAAAAAGAAAGAAGGCATGAGGGATTTTACCATTCTACATTTGCTTTATGACTCCGGTGCCCGGGCCAGTGAGATTGCCACATTGGAATTTGATTATTTTGATCCCGAAAACGAGACCATTGCAGTCCTGGGAAAGGGAAATCGATACCGCTTGATTAATCTATGCTCCAGAACAGCCTCGTTGATCTCGGATTATATCACCAATCATAGGGTAGATCCCATCCCTTTGTTTGCCCATAGGCTTTTTATCAACCAACGGAAGCGGGAAATGACCCGGCACGGCATCAACAAAATTTGCAGGAAATATTTGACTGCAGTATTGCCGGCAAAAAGGCTGAAAGGACTGAGTCCGGCTCACTGCTTCAGGCATTCGTGTGCGGTCAATATGGTCACCTTAGGTGCTCCGGTATCGGATATCAAAAATCGTCTTGGTCATCAAAGTATTGAATCAACAATGACCTATCTGCAGCTGGATCTGTCAAAAAAACGGGAAGTCCAAAATACGCTCATGGAATACATGCAATCGAAAATAACTCATGACAAAAAAATTGATGAGTTAATCGACTGGGAAAATAGTGCTGAAATCCTCGCCTGGCTTGACAGTTTATAA
- a CDS encoding zinc ribbon domain-containing protein → MPIFEYTCKQCGKEFERVVFSGEEEKITCPECKSKDVKKNMSASTFMGNSIGSCATSFPKGPS, encoded by the coding sequence ATGCCTATTTTTGAATATACGTGTAAACAATGCGGGAAAGAGTTTGAAAGAGTTGTTTTTTCAGGTGAAGAAGAGAAAATCACTTGTCCTGAATGCAAAAGCAAGGATGTAAAGAAAAATATGAGCGCATCCACTTTTATGGGCAACAGTATCGGCTCTTGTGCAACGTCTTTTCCCAAAGGACCGTCATGA
- a CDS encoding tyrosine-type recombinase/integrase, translating into MQRILTSLDIYLQKSGVPLDKISIQKVDQFLALYNANYSIGTAKSNRSHLRLFLRYLYLNQYIKKDLAPLIVSPPEFGQLKPIKFLRAHEVQKLFDSLDLSTAKDLRTNAAIHLAYYLGLRPKEIRLLTLDDISFRQKEIFIRSRKNCNPAHLPLPDNIIKAITAYIVGGRPETQSRVLFLQLIPPYKPANRSDIPRDIKKCMTKSNLASSTYWLRHSFAQNMLEAGMPIYEIKEMMGHKSLDSTKKYLSIHIGLMREIILDETF; encoded by the coding sequence ATGCAGCGGATATTGACAAGTCTGGATATCTATCTGCAAAAATCAGGCGTCCCCCTGGATAAGATATCCATCCAAAAGGTTGATCAATTTTTAGCCCTGTACAATGCCAATTATTCCATAGGAACCGCTAAGTCGAACCGGTCACATCTGAGGCTGTTTTTGAGATATCTTTATCTGAACCAATATATCAAAAAAGATCTCGCTCCTTTGATAGTTAGCCCTCCAGAGTTCGGACAACTAAAACCAATCAAATTTTTACGCGCTCATGAAGTTCAAAAATTGTTTGACAGCCTGGATCTATCAACAGCAAAAGATCTTCGCACGAATGCCGCCATACACCTGGCGTATTACCTGGGATTGAGACCCAAAGAAATCAGGTTGCTAACCCTGGATGACATTTCATTTAGGCAGAAAGAGATTTTTATCCGTTCAAGAAAAAATTGCAATCCTGCCCATCTTCCCCTTCCCGACAACATCATCAAAGCGATTACTGCATATATTGTAGGCGGGAGACCTGAAACTCAATCCCGAGTTCTATTTTTACAGTTGATACCACCTTATAAACCGGCCAACAGGAGCGATATCCCCCGAGATATAAAAAAATGCATGACGAAAAGTAATCTTGCATCAAGCACATACTGGCTGCGGCATTCATTTGCCCAGAACATGTTGGAGGCCGGTATGCCCATCTATGAAATTAAAGAAATGATGGGGCATAAAAGCCTCGATTCGACCAAAAAGTATCTGAGCATTCATATCGGCCTGATGCGGGAGATCATCCTTGATGAAACGTTTTAA
- a CDS encoding phosphatidylglycerophosphatase A, producing MREKIILFIATGFGLGRVPFAPGTFGTLAGLPLIGTMAWLATASIPGAVGLFLVGVVLFSIWISQEAEILIGGKDPGSVVIDEMAGYCVTMTLVPVTMFTLAAGFIVFRCFDILKPFPIRWFEENFSGGAGIVLDDLTAGVLAAFLLKAIYLMV from the coding sequence ATGAGGGAAAAAATTATACTTTTCATTGCCACAGGCTTTGGCCTGGGACGGGTACCTTTTGCCCCCGGGACATTTGGCACCCTTGCGGGGCTGCCGTTGATCGGCACCATGGCCTGGCTTGCAACGGCGAGTATCCCTGGTGCTGTCGGGCTGTTTCTTGTGGGCGTGGTGCTCTTTTCCATCTGGATTTCCCAGGAGGCTGAAATCCTGATTGGCGGCAAAGACCCGGGAAGTGTGGTGATAGATGAGATGGCAGGGTATTGCGTGACCATGACCCTGGTGCCTGTGACCATGTTTACTTTGGCCGCAGGCTTTATTGTCTTCAGATGTTTTGATATATTAAAGCCTTTTCCGATCCGCTGGTTTGAAGAAAACTTTTCCGGCGGTGCAGGTATTGTGCTGGATGATTTAACGGCAGGGGTGCTGGCTGCTTTCCTGCTCAAAGCTATCTACCTTATGGTGTGA
- a CDS encoding YaeQ family protein, with amino-acid sequence MSTDKTDDNSCSKSLFKANITLADVDRNVYDTLNLTLSQHPSESVER; translated from the coding sequence ATGTCCACGGATAAAACCGATGACAATTCATGCTCAAAAAGCCTTTTTAAAGCAAATATCACCTTGGCCGATGTGGACCGGAATGTTTACGATACCCTGAACCTCACCCTTTCCCAGCACCCTTCTGAATCTGTTGAGCGATGA
- the larC gene encoding nickel pincer cofactor biosynthesis protein LarC produces the protein MILYLDMMAGIAGDMFLGALVDLGVPVEWLKGKLSGILHGFDLRTEIVFRHHLRAVNLFVDVTDDVTHRHYTHIRHMIESADLPEKVRDNALEAFRHIAQAEAHIHGKDIETVHFHEIGGVDSLVDIIGSFLALDYLGVDQVAATPIPLGSGTIKCAHGTIPVPVPATVAILKGLEVTGSDAKTEIVTPTGASLVATLKPRFGGMPDMQIEKVGYGAGKRDTGASAPNLLRLVLGSPAAAKDCGDNILSDQVAVLYTNVDDMSPESLGFAMDRLMDKGALDVSFTPAFMKKNRPATRIEVICRKEQLKDLANVLLAETTSIGVRYHLCDRMILKREPVAVETRLGRVTAKKITSPNGEIRIRPEYDECKRIAREQNLPFYQVYEQILAESNPLDR, from the coding sequence ATGATTCTTTATCTTGATATGATGGCCGGCATTGCCGGGGATATGTTTTTAGGGGCACTGGTGGATCTCGGCGTGCCTGTGGAATGGCTCAAAGGAAAACTGTCAGGTATCCTGCACGGATTTGACCTGCGGACTGAAATTGTATTCCGGCACCACCTGCGGGCTGTCAATCTTTTTGTTGATGTCACCGATGATGTCACCCATCGCCATTATACCCACATCCGGCACATGATCGAATCTGCGGATCTGCCTGAAAAGGTCCGGGACAATGCCCTGGAAGCCTTCAGGCACATCGCCCAGGCCGAAGCCCATATCCATGGAAAAGACATTGAAACCGTTCATTTCCATGAGATTGGCGGCGTGGACAGCCTGGTGGATATCATTGGCAGCTTTCTGGCCCTGGATTACCTGGGGGTGGACCAGGTGGCGGCAACGCCGATACCCCTGGGGTCGGGAACCATTAAATGCGCCCACGGCACTATCCCTGTGCCGGTTCCGGCCACCGTGGCCATACTGAAGGGCCTTGAAGTAACGGGGTCTGATGCCAAAACCGAAATTGTTACGCCCACGGGTGCCTCCCTTGTGGCAACGCTGAAGCCCCGGTTCGGGGGCATGCCGGACATGCAGATTGAAAAGGTGGGGTACGGGGCCGGCAAACGGGACACCGGCGCCTCGGCCCCCAATCTTCTGCGTCTGGTTCTGGGCTCTCCTGCTGCAGCAAAAGATTGCGGGGACAACATCCTGTCGGACCAGGTTGCTGTACTCTATACCAATGTGGATGACATGAGTCCGGAAAGTCTTGGCTTTGCCATGGACCGTCTCATGGACAAAGGTGCTTTGGATGTCAGCTTTACACCTGCATTCATGAAAAAGAACAGACCCGCCACCCGCATTGAGGTCATTTGCCGCAAGGAGCAGCTTAAAGACCTTGCGAATGTCCTGCTGGCCGAGACCACAAGCATCGGGGTGCGATACCACCTGTGCGACCGGATGATTCTAAAGCGCGAACCTGTGGCGGTCGAGACGCGTCTTGGCCGGGTGACCGCTAAAAAGATCACATCCCCCAACGGTGAGATTCGGATCAGGCCGGAATACGATGAGTGCAAACGCATTGCCCGGGAACAAAATTTGCCCTTTTATCAGGTATATGAGCAGATTCTGGCCGAATCAAATCCCCTTGACAGGTAA